In one window of Mercurialis annua linkage group LG4, ddMerAnnu1.2, whole genome shotgun sequence DNA:
- the LOC126677303 gene encoding cyclic nucleotide-gated ion channel 2 has translation MPNFHFSRPRWIGLLRGNNRQTDTGDVNGAADINVDDNTISNSVECYACTQVGVPVFHSTSCDNAHQPEWVASAGSSLVPIQNRPASKKTSSIRRHLPTGPFGPVLDPRTKRVQTWNRAFLLARGLALAIDPLFFYSLSIGRNGAPCLYMDGGLAAVVTVLRTCVDAIHLCHLWLQFRLAYVSRESLVVGCGKLVWDTRAIALHYVRSMKGFWFDAFVILPVPQAVFWLILPKLIREEKIKLIMTILLLMFLFQFLPKVYHSLYLMRKMQKVTGYIFGTIWWGFALNLIAYFIASHVAGGCWYVLAIQRVASCLRQQCQRKPNCDLFLSCSEEICYQFSTIGGSCNSNSTAPLRKPMCLDIAGPFKYGIYKTALPVISSNSLAVKILYPIFWGLMTLSTFGNDLEPTSNWLEVIFSICIVLSGLLLFTLLIGNIQVFLHAVMAKKRKMQLRCRDMEWWMRRRQLPSRLRQRVRHFERHSWAKLGGEDGMDLIKDLPEGLRRDIKRYLCLDLIKQVPLFHNLDDLILDNICDRVKPLVFSKDEKIIREGDPVQRMIFIVRGRIKRNQSLSKGMVATSVLEPGGFLGDELLSWCLRRPFIDRLPASSATFVCLESIEAFGLDKHHLRYITDHFRYKFANERLKRTARYYSSNWRTWAAVNIQFAWRRYRIRTRGPVIPATTEIIGTDRRLLQYAAMFMSIRPHDHLE, from the exons ATGCCCAATTTCCACTTCTCCCGCCCAAG GTGGATTGGACTGCTTCGCGGCAATAATCGACAGACTGACACCGGCGATGTTAACGGCGCCGCTGACATTAACGTCGACGACAACACAATCTCTAACTCCGTAGAATGTTACGCTTGCACCCAAGTTGGCGTTCCTGTCTTTCACTCCACAAGCTGTGACAACGCTCACCAACCCGAATGGGTTGCTTCAGCCGGTTCATCTCTCGTCCCTATTCAAAACCGACCCGCTTCCAAGAAAACATCGTCTATCCGCCGTCATCTTCCCACCGGCCCGTTCGGACCCGTACTCGACCCCAGAACGAAGCGCGTGCAGACATGGAACCGCGCGTTTCTTCTTGCACGTGGCTTGGCGTTAGCCATTGATCCGTTGTTTTTTTACTCGTTATCCATTGGGAGAAACGGCGCTCCGTGTCTGTACATGGACGGCGGATTGGCGGCGGTCGTTACGGTTCTTCGCACGTGTGTGGATGCTATACATTTGTGTCACTTATGGCTGCAGTTCAGATTAGCGTATGTGTCCAGAGAGTCTTTGGTTGTCGGATGCGGGAAACTCGTGTGGGACACACGTGCGATAGCATTACACTATGTTCGATCCATGAAAGGTTTCTGGTTCGATGCCTTTGTCATACTTCCAGTTCCTCAG GCTGTGTTCTGGTTAATTCTTCCCAAATTAATCAGAGAAGAGAAGATTAAGTTGATAATGACAATACTTCTGTTAATGTTCTTGTTCCAGTTCCTCCCTAAAGTATACCACTCCCTATATTTGATGAGAAAAATGCAGAAAGTTACAGGTTATATCTTTGGCACTATTTGGTGGGGTTTTGCCCTTAATCTCATTGCCTACTTCATTGCTTCTCAT GTTGCTGGAGGATGTTGGTATGTTCTTGCAATTCAGCGCGTTGCGTCGTGTCTGAGACAACAGTGTCAAAGAAAACCAAACTGTGACCTGTTTTTATCATGTTCAGAAGAAATCTGTTATCAGTTCAGCACAATTGGAGGTTCATGTAATAGTAACTCAACTGCACCTCTCAGAAAGCCAATGTGCTTGGATATTGCAGGGCCATTTAAGTATGGTATTTATAAGACTGCTCTTCCTGTCATTTCTAGCAATTCTCTAGCTGTCAAGATTCTTTATCCCATTTTCTGGGGTTTAATGACCCTCAg CACCTTTGGCAATGATCTTGAACCAACAAGTAACTGGCTTGAAGTGATTTTCAGCATATGCATAGTTCTTAGTGGTTTACTTCTCTTCACATTGTTGATTGGTAACATTCAG GTGTTTCTGCACGCTGTGATGGCGAAAAAGAGGAAAATGCAGCTGAGATGTCGTGATATGGAATGGTGGATGAGACGGAGACAGTTACCTTCTCGTTTAAGGCAAAGAGTTCGCCATTTCGAACGCCATAGTTGGGCTAAGCTGGGAGGAGAAGACGGAATGGACTTAATCAAGGACTTACCTGAAGGACTCCGTCGAGATATCAAGCGTTACCTTTGCCTTGACCTTATCAAGCAG GTGCCTCTATTTCACAATTTGGATGATCTTATCCTCGACAATATCTGCGATCGAGTTAAGCCTCTCGTCTTCTCTAaagatgaaaag ATAATTAGAGAAGGGGATCCTGTGCAAAGGATGATATTCATCGTTCGTGGGCGAATTAAACGAAACCAAAGCCTTAGCAAAGGAATGGTAGCAACAAGTGTGCTAGAACCAGGCGGATTTCTAGGCGACGAACTACTATCATGGTGCCTCCGCCGTCCATTCATAGACAGACTTCCAGCTTCATCTGCTACATTTGTATGCTTGGAATCCATAGAAGCATTTGGTCTCGATAAGCACCATCTCCGTTACATAACGGATCATTTCCGCTACAAATTCGCCAATGAAAGGCTTAAGAGAACCGCGAGATACTACTCATCGAATTGGAGAACATGGGCTGCAGTCAATATACAATTCGCTTGGCGTCGTTACAGGATAAGGACTCGAGGTCCAGTGATTCCTGCAACAACAGAAATTATAGGCACAGACCGCCGTCTGCTGCAATATGCTGCGATGTTCATGTCAATCAGGCCACATGACCACCTTGAATGA
- the LOC126678108 gene encoding uncharacterized protein LOC126678108 produces MFSFVVWMLIWLSSLYILHALYSGNFFCTCCSLMCSSTCSSIYFLFDPYFVFMFVIPCSRMPLSRVEDACAAMAFTRSKLRRDEVLDIYFKYSFPFDYRVILPGADMAASDSPGSSCRAVLFEEQFAAGLRFPLDPFLVEVCRDLKVALGQLYPGTIRVVLAFSEACRLRGCAPSLKVLYHFVDFRKCDGCFVFALGREGRSRIYLPCLTSRWRRRFFIVYHKFAFLHFSDGFSSHPVRSYSSPLSLSESKLAFDISSCSIVSRPLLDVLVNSHLRSRWFPLEDPPRGLADLCYSFVQDLDVPMGGPDVPIADVIPGDIVVDGAPVDIPLAPAEVALPEVIVINDDDGDDSAVPVGDEAIPSLLPPLASSIVSGGVGGVASEGPVVADSGEISLGRDPDSPSRKRRRVVDDSPTRESFPGSSSSAPDLVQWVEGQDPASLLNPRVLAEYIRTLAIPDDVTWFCGRPGQELSDLACFHGFSVSAFFLEYNMFFVFSCFLICLFLVCRPFNLFWY; encoded by the exons atgttttctttcgtcgtttggatgttaatatggctttcttctttgtatattCTCCATGctttatattctggaaatttcttctgtacttgttgttctttgatgtgttcttcaacgtgttcttcaatatattttttgtttgatccttattttgtgtttatgtttgtgattccctgttctaggatgcctcttagtcgagtggaagatgcttgcgctgctatggcttttacccgatcgaagcttcgtagggatgaagtcttagatatctattttaagtatagttttccttttgattatagggtaatattacccggtgccgatatggctgcgtctGACTCTCCcggatcttcttgtagggcggttctttttgaagagcaatttgctgctggtcttaggtttcctttggatccctttttagtagaagtgtgtagggatttaaaggttgctctagggcaactttaccctggtacgattagagtagtgcttgccttttcggaggcatgtaggctccggggctgtgccccttctctcaaagtgttatatcattttgtagactttaggaagtgtgatggctgcttcgttttcgcccttggtagagaagggcgatctcgtatttatcttccttgcctaaccagtcgctggcgaaggcgcttctttattgtctatcataaatttgcttttcttcatttttcggatggtttttcttctcatccagttcggagctattcttctcctttaagtttatccgagtcaaagCTTGCTTTTGACATATCTTCCTGTAGTATTGTGTCGCGTCCCCTTTTAGATGTcttggttaatagtcatcttcggagtcgatggtttcctttggaggatcctcctcgaggcttggcggatctttgctactcttttgttcaag atttggacgttccgatgggtggtcctgacgttcctatcgccgacgttattcctggcgacattgTCGTGGATGGGGCTCCTGTTGATATCCCCCTAGCTCCCGCCGAGGTAGCGTTGCCTGAGGTTATTGTTataaatgatgatgatggtgatgactcGGCTGTTCCAGTCGGCGACGAGGCGATTCCGTCACTACTcccccctctagcatcatctatcgtttcggggggagttgggggtgtggcctcagaggggcctgttgttgctgattcggggGAGATTTCTTTaggtcgagacccggattctccgtctagaaaAAGACGTCGAGTTGTCGATGATTCTCCTAcgagggagagttttcctggaagctcttcttctgctccagacttggttcaatgggtcgaaggtcaggatcctgccagtttgctgaatccgagagtgctagcggaatatatccggactttggcgattcctgatgatgtcacgtggttctgtggtaggccgggtcaggagctttccgatctggcttgttttcatggtttctctgtaagtgctttctttcttgagtataatatgttttttgtattcagttgctttcttatttgtttatttctggtgtgtaggcccttcaatctgttctggtattga